The proteins below are encoded in one region of Rhodohalobacter mucosus:
- a CDS encoding Gfo/Idh/MocA family protein: protein METKDIFKQGISRRDFMRKTTLAAGGGFILSSLPVGQSAYAAGNDTLKLAVIGCGGRGTGAANQALNADPGVKIVALADLFRDRLDSCYDTLAQRHLDSGRLDVPEEHKFVGFDAYKDAIALADVVILTAPPGFRPAHFEEAVKAGVHMFCEKPIATDAPGVRQFMDAAEIAREKKLNVVIGLQRRYQNNYREAFKRISDNAIGKIISGQVYWNDAGVWVRHRNPGMSEVAYQVHNWFYFTWLAGDMLLEQNIHNIDIANWFIGEYPVSAQGMGGREVRTGKEYGQIFDHHFVEYTYPGGAVISAQCRHQKDTFSRVAENLMGARGTVSLDSGHNAVIRDYNGILRYEHDGFNDPNPYQQEHDELFGAIRRGDVIDDTDYGAKTTMTAIMGRMATYSGKFMTWDEAINSDAQLMPDYVGWDMEPPVRPDENGFYPVPVPGVTEPH, encoded by the coding sequence ATGGAAACAAAAGATATTTTCAAACAAGGAATAAGCCGGCGTGATTTCATGAGAAAAACGACACTTGCAGCAGGAGGGGGATTTATTCTAAGCTCGCTTCCCGTCGGACAAAGTGCATATGCTGCAGGGAATGATACTTTAAAGCTGGCAGTAATTGGATGCGGGGGAAGAGGAACAGGTGCCGCCAACCAGGCCCTAAATGCCGATCCGGGTGTAAAAATTGTTGCCCTTGCCGATCTGTTCAGAGACAGGCTTGATTCTTGTTACGATACGCTGGCACAGCGCCATCTGGACTCAGGAAGGCTGGATGTGCCCGAAGAGCATAAATTTGTGGGCTTTGATGCATACAAAGACGCAATTGCCCTGGCCGATGTGGTCATTTTGACTGCTCCTCCGGGATTCCGTCCCGCACATTTTGAAGAAGCCGTTAAAGCGGGTGTTCATATGTTCTGTGAAAAACCCATCGCAACGGATGCGCCGGGCGTGAGGCAATTCATGGATGCTGCCGAAATTGCAAGAGAAAAGAAATTGAATGTTGTTATCGGCCTTCAGCGCAGGTATCAGAACAATTACCGCGAAGCCTTCAAACGTATTTCTGATAATGCGATTGGAAAGATCATTTCAGGACAGGTGTACTGGAATGATGCGGGCGTATGGGTTCGCCATCGAAATCCGGGTATGTCGGAAGTGGCTTATCAGGTTCATAACTGGTTCTATTTCACATGGCTTGCAGGGGATATGCTGCTCGAACAGAATATTCACAACATTGACATAGCCAATTGGTTCATTGGAGAGTACCCTGTTTCAGCACAGGGAATGGGCGGCCGTGAGGTCCGAACCGGAAAAGAGTACGGGCAGATATTCGATCATCATTTTGTTGAATACACCTACCCCGGCGGTGCGGTGATTTCCGCACAGTGCCGCCATCAGAAAGATACCTTTTCAAGGGTCGCTGAGAATCTGATGGGAGCGCGGGGAACCGTTTCTCTTGACAGCGGGCATAACGCCGTTATCCGTGATTATAACGGTATACTGAGGTATGAGCACGATGGTTTTAATGATCCAAATCCATATCAGCAGGAGCATGACGAACTTTTCGGTGCCATCCGAAGGGGAGACGTAATTGATGATACGGATTATGGAGCAAAAACAACTATGACGGCTATAATGGGCAGAATGGCTACATATTCAGGAAAGTTTATGACCTGGGATGAAGCAATCAATTCAGATGCGCAGTTAATGCCTGATTATGTTGGCTGGGATATGGAACCCCCGGTAAGGCCCGATGAAAACGGATTCTACCCGGTTCCGGTACCCGGAGTTACAGAGCCTCACTAA